The following proteins are encoded in a genomic region of Mycolicibacterium confluentis:
- a CDS encoding cystathionine beta-synthase → MRIARHISDLIGNTPLVRLNSVVPEGVGTVVAKIEYLNPGGSSKDRIAVKMIDAAEASGELKPGGTIVEPTSGNTGVGLALVAQQRGYHCIFVCPDKVSEDKRNVLRAYGAEVVVCPTAVPPDHPDSYYSVSNRLVTEIEGAWKPDQYSNPNGPESHYETTGPEIWADTDGKVTHFVAGVGTGGTITGAGRYLKEVSDGAVKVIGADPEGSVYSGGTGRPYLVEGVGEDFWPSAYDPSIPDEIIAVSDADSFEMTRRLAREEGLLVGGSCGMAVVAAIEVAAKAGPDALVVVLLPDGGRGYLSKIFNDSWMSSYGFLRSRLDGSTSEPMVGDVLRGKSGSLPDLVHTHPSETIRDAIGILQEYGVSQMPVVGAEPPIMAGEVAGSVSERELLSAVFEGRAHLADAVSQHMSPAMPLIGAGEPASSAAKALRECDAVMVVEDGKPVGVITRSDLLGFLSEGNAHR, encoded by the coding sequence ATGCGGATCGCCCGGCACATCAGTGACCTCATCGGCAACACTCCTCTGGTTCGACTCAACTCGGTCGTGCCCGAAGGGGTCGGCACCGTGGTGGCCAAGATCGAATACCTCAATCCCGGCGGCAGCTCGAAGGACCGCATCGCGGTCAAGATGATCGACGCCGCCGAAGCCAGCGGAGAGCTCAAGCCCGGAGGCACGATCGTCGAGCCGACGTCGGGCAACACCGGCGTGGGGCTCGCGCTCGTCGCGCAGCAGCGCGGCTACCACTGCATCTTCGTCTGCCCCGACAAGGTCAGCGAGGACAAGCGCAACGTGCTGCGCGCGTATGGCGCTGAGGTGGTCGTCTGCCCGACGGCGGTGCCGCCGGACCATCCCGACAGCTACTACAGCGTGTCCAACCGGCTGGTCACCGAGATCGAGGGGGCCTGGAAGCCGGACCAGTACTCCAATCCGAACGGTCCGGAAAGCCATTACGAGACCACGGGTCCCGAGATCTGGGCGGACACCGACGGCAAGGTCACGCACTTCGTCGCCGGCGTCGGCACGGGCGGCACCATCACCGGTGCGGGCCGCTACCTCAAGGAGGTCTCTGACGGTGCGGTCAAGGTGATCGGCGCCGACCCGGAGGGCTCGGTGTACTCCGGTGGGACCGGCCGGCCCTACCTGGTCGAGGGCGTCGGCGAGGACTTCTGGCCCAGCGCCTATGACCCGAGCATCCCCGACGAGATCATCGCGGTGTCCGACGCGGACTCGTTCGAGATGACTCGCCGCCTGGCCCGCGAGGAGGGCCTGCTGGTCGGCGGGTCGTGCGGGATGGCTGTGGTGGCGGCGATCGAGGTGGCGGCCAAGGCCGGACCGGATGCGCTGGTCGTGGTGCTGTTGCCGGACGGCGGGCGCGGTTACCTGTCGAAGATCTTCAACGACTCGTGGATGTCGTCCTATGGCTTCCTCCGGAGCCGACTCGACGGGTCCACCAGCGAACCGATGGTCGGAGATGTGTTGCGCGGAAAGTCCGGTTCACTGCCTGACCTGGTTCACACCCATCCGTCCGAGACGATCCGTGACGCGATCGGCATCCTGCAGGAGTACGGCGTCTCGCAGATGCCCGTCGTCGGTGCCGAACCGCCGATCATGGCCGGTGAGGTCGCGGGCAGCGTGTCCGAACGGGAACTGCTCTCGGCCGTGTTCGAGGGGCGCGCGCACCTCGCGGACGCGGTATCTCAGCACATGAGTCCTGCGATGCCGTTGATCGGTGCAGGGGAGCCCGCGAGTTCGGCGGCCAAGGCTCTGCGCGAATGCGATGCCGTGATGGT